A stretch of the Marivirga tractuosa DSM 4126 genome encodes the following:
- a CDS encoding SusC/RagA family TonB-linked outer membrane protein gives MKKILLTCFMLVFVLYAWAQDRTVSGKVTDSESGEGLPGVNVLLKGTGTGVNTDLDGNYKISVPSDGGTLVFTFIGMAKQEIPVGSRSVIDVAMVSDVAQLSEVVVTGSAPGITTKTLGYSIGQVDGDLIQNAPGIDPAQALQGKVAGVRITQAGSPGSNAGIRLRGTTSLFEGQQPLIIVDGMIIDGGLSTINSEDIASVQVLKSASAAALYGSRAANGAIVIKTNRGSSMKKGDSKIVIRNEVGQNFLPGRIPLAETHHYEIDPETGAPPVGGQVPRADGLSVTPYPDPVDYQDILFEDNLFYTNFMSMTGNAESMNYMVSGQHTRQPGIIRDTQGQQRFNFKANLDFDISDKVKVTTSNFYSRSTIDVAPVTPFFDILTLRPDRDLFEEVPNPNNPAETVINAKPDSSQQMVNPVYSLQNRYSTRERDRYIGSIGIDYKPFEWMTLEGFFGLDKDNIIDETVVPFGYLADDVAFARIGAGGMTFDSYETLQTNVRGNILMAKEFGDLSLNGRLGYWWDVNRYNSHGVTGDGFTFGGTPTLSNISDPAPRVRQTVTEVQSESGFAQVGTLWQDKISLDLLGRVDAVSLFGADARTYFNYRVAASYRLTEDVTIPGIQELKIRGSQATSGVQPRFSAQYETYNVSGGTPQKNTVGNSLLQPATSIETEFGVNVYFLDRFDLDVTYVNSTIEDQIIPVPLIAAAGYNFQWQNAGTLTYQGVELSLNANIVKNENFTWNAGLVFDKFIQEITDLPIPEFRRGTGIQQSDVFLIKEGEPVGAIYATKWMRSLDEVLDGNPEADLSDYVINDEGYVVRASQIGTINEVPLPYVDEEGNTNHKVGDTNPDFNLGFNNTFVLFKNFRIYMLWDWKQGGDIYSQTNQFLTRDNRAGYIDQRGAENPKPIGYYQAFYNTNNPSSYFVYDGSFLKLRELSVNYNVPVKNLGWDFINGIQVGIVGRNLFTVSDYPGYDPEVGQGPDNVDRTTYAVDGFRYPNFRTISGSLQLTF, from the coding sequence ATGAAGAAGATTCTACTAACATGTTTCATGTTGGTGTTCGTGCTATATGCATGGGCACAGGATCGCACCGTAAGTGGTAAAGTAACTGATTCTGAATCAGGCGAAGGCTTGCCAGGTGTGAACGTATTATTAAAAGGTACCGGTACTGGGGTCAATACTGACCTTGACGGAAATTATAAAATTTCTGTGCCATCTGATGGCGGTACATTGGTGTTTACTTTTATTGGAATGGCAAAACAAGAGATACCAGTTGGTTCAAGATCAGTTATTGATGTTGCTATGGTCTCTGATGTTGCTCAATTGAGTGAAGTTGTTGTTACAGGTTCAGCTCCAGGTATAACCACAAAAACATTGGGTTATTCTATAGGTCAAGTTGATGGTGACTTAATCCAGAATGCTCCAGGTATCGACCCTGCTCAAGCATTGCAAGGAAAAGTTGCAGGTGTTAGAATTACACAAGCAGGATCTCCAGGTTCAAATGCAGGTATTAGACTTAGAGGTACTACTTCATTATTTGAAGGACAGCAACCTCTTATCATTGTTGATGGAATGATTATCGATGGTGGTCTTAGTACTATTAACTCTGAAGATATTGCTTCTGTTCAAGTGTTGAAATCAGCTTCTGCTGCTGCACTTTACGGATCTAGAGCGGCTAATGGTGCTATTGTTATTAAGACCAATAGAGGTTCTAGTATGAAAAAAGGTGATTCAAAAATTGTTATTAGAAATGAAGTTGGGCAAAACTTTTTGCCTGGTAGAATTCCTTTAGCAGAAACTCACCACTACGAAATTGATCCTGAAACAGGAGCTCCTCCAGTTGGTGGTCAAGTGCCAAGAGCAGATGGATTGTCTGTAACACCTTATCCAGATCCAGTTGATTATCAGGATATCTTGTTTGAAGATAATTTGTTCTATACAAATTTCATGTCAATGACAGGAAATGCTGAGAGTATGAACTATATGGTTTCAGGGCAGCATACAAGGCAGCCAGGTATTATTAGAGATACTCAAGGACAGCAAAGATTTAACTTTAAAGCAAATTTAGACTTTGATATTTCTGATAAAGTTAAGGTGACTACTAGTAATTTCTATAGTAGAAGTACGATTGACGTTGCTCCAGTAACTCCTTTCTTTGATATTCTTACTTTAAGACCGGATAGAGATTTGTTTGAAGAAGTTCCAAATCCAAATAATCCTGCTGAAACAGTAATAAATGCAAAGCCGGATAGTTCTCAGCAAATGGTGAACCCTGTTTATTCTCTTCAGAATAGATACAGTACTCGCGAAAGAGATAGATATATTGGAAGTATTGGGATTGACTACAAGCCTTTTGAGTGGATGACTTTAGAGGGTTTCTTTGGTTTAGATAAAGACAATATTATTGATGAAACTGTAGTGCCTTTCGGTTATTTAGCTGATGATGTTGCTTTTGCTCGTATTGGTGCAGGTGGTATGACTTTTGACAGTTATGAGACTTTGCAGACCAACGTAAGAGGTAACATTCTTATGGCAAAAGAATTTGGTGATTTGTCATTGAATGGTCGACTTGGATACTGGTGGGATGTCAACCGTTATAATAGCCATGGTGTTACTGGTGATGGATTTACATTTGGTGGTACTCCAACTTTGTCTAATATATCAGATCCTGCTCCTCGAGTTCGTCAAACTGTTACTGAGGTTCAAAGTGAGAGTGGATTTGCCCAAGTAGGTACATTATGGCAAGATAAAATCTCTTTAGATTTATTAGGTAGAGTAGATGCTGTATCTTTATTTGGAGCAGATGCTAGAACTTATTTTAACTACAGAGTTGCAGCTTCTTATAGACTTACTGAAGACGTTACAATCCCTGGTATTCAGGAGTTAAAAATTAGAGGTTCTCAAGCAACTTCTGGTGTTCAGCCTAGATTTAGCGCACAGTATGAAACTTATAATGTTTCAGGAGGTACTCCACAAAAGAATACTGTTGGTAATAGTTTGTTGCAACCGGCAACTTCTATTGAAACAGAATTTGGTGTAAACGTGTATTTCCTTGATAGATTCGATTTGGATGTAACTTATGTAAACTCTACAATTGAAGATCAGATCATTCCAGTTCCATTAATTGCTGCAGCTGGTTATAATTTCCAGTGGCAAAATGCTGGTACTTTAACTTACCAAGGTGTTGAATTATCATTAAATGCAAACATCGTAAAGAATGAAAATTTCACATGGAATGCAGGATTGGTGTTTGATAAGTTCATTCAAGAAATTACTGACTTACCGATTCCTGAATTTAGAAGAGGTACAGGTATTCAGCAATCTGATGTTTTCTTGATTAAAGAAGGTGAACCAGTAGGAGCAATTTATGCTACTAAGTGGATGAGATCTTTGGACGAAGTTTTAGATGGCAATCCAGAAGCTGACTTGTCTGACTACGTAATTAATGATGAAGGTTACGTTGTTAGAGCTAGTCAAATTGGTACTATCAATGAAGTTCCTTTACCATATGTTGATGAAGAAGGTAATACCAACCACAAGGTAGGTGATACTAATCCTGACTTTAACTTAGGTTTCAATAATACATTCGTATTATTCAAGAATTTCAGAATATATATGCTTTGGGATTGGAAACAAGGAGGCGATATTTATAGCCAAACAAACCAATTCTTAACTAGAGATAATAGAGCTGGTTATATCGACCAAAGAGGTGCAGAAAATCCTAAGCCAATTGGTTATTACCAAGCATTCTATAATACTAATAATCCTAGTTCTTATTTTGTTTATGATGGTAGTTTCTTGAAATTAAGAGAGTTATCTGTCAACTATAACGTTCCTGTTAAAAACTTAGGATGGGATTTCATTAACGGAATCCAAGTAGGTATTGTAGGACGAAATCTATTTACTGTTTCTGATTATCCAGGTTACGATCCGGAAGTAGGTCAGGGTCCAGATAATGTTGATAGAACTACTTATGCTGTTGATGGATTTAGATATCCTAACTTTAGAACGATTTCAGGTTCATTACAATTAACATTTTAA
- a CDS encoding RagB/SusD family nutrient uptake outer membrane protein, whose product MKLYKILTILFISVFAYSCADLEIENPNEPNSSDVLASPTDLAGLPAGGFADWHLGKSQVNPGPALACNADVLTASWGNFGIRNFSWQPPLPIDNGLTSNDAPTIEEAWSRFNSAISVGTDVENALLNAEGAIIVEGVDVTERLRSVAYWLQGAGAAHISMLYDQGFIVNAETDLATLNAEALVDYKALADYAATRLEEAAAVADANEFTVPSTYINGVTLSSADFAKLARTIAAQALVLNARTPEEVAQTDWARVRQLTSQGIDYDLAPIGDGNLWFDDNKLIGGGSLANGVVANTWCRVDMKLLNLIDPSYPTEYPSDASNPGQISSNDARVSSDFLYRAEVFQPIDRGVYRFSNYVHNRYAPDFSAWTGREMPALLQAENDLMHAEALIRTGGDKNLAATLINRTRVGRGDLTPLTGGESDAVLLNAVKYEKMIELLNTWGGRELAEARRWAGWMREGAFRQLPIPASELVLLDIPIYTFGG is encoded by the coding sequence ATGAAACTATATAAAATATTAACTATACTCTTTATCAGTGTTTTTGCTTATAGCTGTGCTGATTTAGAGATTGAAAACCCAAATGAGCCGAATAGCTCAGATGTGTTAGCTAGCCCAACTGACCTAGCTGGGTTACCGGCAGGAGGTTTTGCCGATTGGCATTTAGGTAAGTCTCAGGTTAACCCTGGACCTGCTTTAGCTTGTAATGCAGATGTTTTAACTGCATCTTGGGGTAATTTTGGTATCAGGAACTTTTCTTGGCAGCCACCTTTACCAATCGATAACGGTTTGACATCTAATGATGCACCTACTATTGAGGAAGCTTGGAGTAGATTTAATTCTGCTATTTCAGTAGGTACAGATGTGGAAAATGCATTGTTGAATGCAGAAGGAGCAATCATCGTAGAAGGTGTAGATGTAACTGAAAGATTACGTTCAGTAGCTTATTGGTTGCAGGGTGCAGGTGCTGCACACATAAGTATGCTTTATGATCAAGGATTTATAGTAAATGCTGAGACTGACTTGGCAACTTTAAATGCTGAGGCTTTAGTGGATTATAAAGCGCTTGCTGATTATGCAGCCACTCGTTTAGAAGAAGCGGCAGCAGTTGCTGATGCAAATGAATTTACTGTTCCTTCTACTTACATAAATGGAGTTACTTTATCTAGTGCTGATTTTGCTAAGTTAGCAAGAACAATAGCTGCGCAAGCTTTGGTTTTAAATGCTAGAACTCCTGAAGAAGTTGCTCAAACGGATTGGGCTAGAGTTAGACAGTTGACTTCCCAAGGTATAGATTACGATTTAGCTCCAATTGGAGATGGTAACTTATGGTTTGACGACAACAAATTAATTGGTGGAGGGTCTTTGGCCAATGGTGTTGTTGCAAATACATGGTGTAGAGTAGATATGAAATTATTAAATCTTATCGACCCAAGCTATCCAACAGAATATCCATCAGATGCATCTAACCCTGGACAAATTTCTTCTAATGATGCAAGGGTAAGTAGCGATTTCCTTTATAGAGCTGAAGTTTTTCAGCCAATTGATAGGGGAGTTTATCGTTTCTCAAACTATGTTCATAACAGGTATGCTCCTGATTTTTCAGCTTGGACTGGCAGAGAAATGCCTGCTCTTTTGCAAGCTGAAAATGACTTAATGCATGCAGAAGCTTTGATTAGAACCGGTGGAGATAAGAACTTGGCCGCTACTTTGATCAACAGAACTAGAGTAGGCAGAGGTGACCTTACTCCACTAACAGGTGGTGAAAGTGATGCTGTCTTATTGAATGCTGTTAAGTATGAGAAGATGATCGAATTGCTTAATACTTGGGGTGGTCGTGAATTAGCAGAAGCTAGAAGATGGGCAGGTTGGATGCGTGAAGGTGCATTCAGACAATTACCAATTCCAGCTTCAGAGTTAGTATTATTGGATATTCCGATTTATACATTTGGTGGATAA